The window AGATTTATCCTTTTTTTGTCCAAGTTTAGTCCTACCGGAATTTCACGCAATTCTTTCTGGAGGCGGTGTGCAAAACGGATTGTTTTCACCGTACCGCCTTTCTCCCTCCCATCGTACACAGCAATCACGCGGTCTGAATGCTCGACCAAATACCGATTGCGCTGTAAGTAGACGTTGGGCTGATATTCCTCTTGAATTACCACCATCTCAGAGCAGGCACTCAGCAAAGCTCTTGTTTGTACCCTGTGATTCAAGCCTTTCACACGGCCACGGTATGGAAGCACTGCAATCAGTTTTAAGTTCCTGTTTTCTTTCTGCAGTTCCAAAACAATCTCAGCAAAATATTGATCCACACCATCTGCAAAACCAGACAGAAAGACAGTGAATCCGTCCTTCACTGCTTTTTTTATTTCCTGATGCAGAGCCTTCTTTATGCTGTTAATCTCTTTATCAGGCACATCCCTATGCCCGGTAATACAACATGTCTTTCCTTTCATTGTATCTCCCTCGTTCGATAGTTTTATTTTTTCATTTTACCTAATTATAATAGATTTATTTTTTTAGGTCAACGTAAACACCCCTTTTATTTTTGCGAATAAATCATATATGTGAGGTACAATCTATTAGAGAATGGGAGGTAAAGGCAATGTATGAAGATTTCGTCCCGGAACGGCTGGCAAAACTGCGATTACAAAAGGGTGTATCTGCACGCGACATGTCATTGTCATTGGGACAGGCAAACAACTACATCAATAACATCGAAAATAAAAAGTCACTTCCAGCCATGCAATCCTTTTTTTACATCTGCGAATATTTGGGCGTAACACCGCGGGAGTTCTTCGATGAAGGAAATCCTTATCCGGAGGCTCTGCAGGAATTTATCGAAGAGGGAAAGAAACTGGATCCCAAGTCGATGGCTTATCTCCTCGGCATTATGAAGGAACTGAACAGCAAGAAGTAAAGCGGCCACGCCGGTTGGCTGCTTTTTTCTTACTATTATCTTCTATGTGCTCCTAGATTGTTCCTCGTAATATCCCATATTTATTCTTTTTCATTTATAATGTCAAAACTACACTGCTACCCAATTCAAATACAGCCTATTTCATAATGTCTGTTTTCGTATGAAGCGGAGTAAAAAATCTTATGGCCAAAACAATCTCGCCACAATATCCTCTTGCTTTACAAAAGGATCTTCCCAGTACCTCGAATCCAGTGAATGCTCCGCATTATCTCCAAGAACATAATAACTGTTTTCCGGTACTGTCAGACTGACTCCGTTATGCTCTACCGATTCCCCCTCCGCCGCTGCAATACGCTTCACCAGCAGCTTCCCGTCATGATAGAAAATAATGATATCGCCTATTTCAAGTTTGGAGAAAATCCGAGTTCCAACGATATAGCTGTCTTTTTTCAACGTCGGTTCCATGGACTCTGTTGGCACATAACCCAACAAAAATACTGCCTTAAATAAAATCAGCGTAATGGCCATAATAAGAAATGGAATCAGCCATATCCGAATATTCTTTTTTCTTATATTCATAATTTGCCTCCAAAATAAAAAATTGGGATGCTGAAAACCAAACAAGGCTGTCAGCATCCCTTATGTTCTGCCCGTCATCATTCCAAGTGATAGGCATCTGCAATCTGTGCAAACTCCGGCCGGCTCTTCAAAAACTTCCGTGCCTTGGATACCCATGCACACACAAGCTTTGCCGAAGCATCCATTTTTTCTCCAATTTCGCTGCTTGTATACCCCTTCGACATCATGCAGATAGCATCAATGCCTTTCCTAGTGGAAGGCGGTGCATCAGCCTTTGCCTGTTCGAGTGCCCGTTTGATATCCATGCGGAAATCCGACAGCTCCTCTGGGTTTTCCTGTTTTGCAGCAATGTACGGCATCACATCACAGGTGGTCTCCTTCGTCTGCCGCCTGGTTGCATAAATCATGGCATCACAGATTTGGTGCCAGATCAAACGGTAGGCATAGGTCGAAAACGTCCCGCCTTTGTCTGTTGACGCTGCTTTACAAAGCCCAATGCAGCCGATCTGGAAAAGATCCTCGTAGGAATACATACCCACCTGATATGGAGGCTGCAGCTTATCCCGAATCACCTTATGTATCAGACCGATATTCTTTTCAATCTTTTCCCGTTCTTTCTCAGTCAGTGTCATGAAACCGCCACTCTCCCTTCTAATGCCTGAAACCGGCACCTGTTCTTTCTGGATTTCTGGCGCTCCAACAGCCTGCGACTCTCCTCAATGACCTGCTTGCAGTAATACTCGCCCAGATAACCGATATGTGCCTCCGATAATGGTGCGCAGATCAAATCCGCCAGCCACTGATAGGCGTCCTGTTTGCTCATCATTCCAGACTGGTGCAGCTGGTCAAAATAATGATGTGCGGTTCGTCTGAGAGTGCGAAGCTCATGATTGGCCAGACTTCCCACCGGGATATTGGTTCCGGCATGGACACGGACATAGGCATCGCATTCCGGATAGTGACTGCACACATAGAGCATGGTGTTTTTACTGTTATCATGATAGATTCCATCAGCACTTCTATAAATAACCGGGCTGCCACAATAAGGGCATCGCATGGAACCTGCCTGAAATCCCTTTCTTTTCTTTTTTTGTTTTTTCATCGTCTTACCTCCGTTTGGATAAAAGAAAAAGCCGGAAGGTCTGCAAAAAAGCATACAGAGCCAAGGCACTGGAATTTCAATGTCTCATCCAGCAAATTGACTCTGTAAGTATTTAAGCAGCCTTCCGGCCTTAATATTCAATTGACTTGCGTTGTTGTGGATCCGCTCAGTGCGCAGAATCCGTAACGGTTCCCTGATTCCCTTGAATCAGGTCTGACGCTATACCACAAACGTACCGAGAGCCTGAACGCAAGCCCCTGCCACGGTTATAGTATAGCAAACAAAAGTCTACATGTCAAGCCTTATAGGAATATTTATTTTGATTTTTGTATAAAATTATTCCTTTTAGGGTTTTTCGTGTATTTTGGACTCAGTCTGGGACTAATCATCCTCATATTCATCTTCATCCTCATACTCCGCATCACTTTCTCTGCGTTTTTTCATCACCCGCATTACGACCAGGCTGCCGACGGCCAAGACCATGCCGCCTGCAAACAATACCAGATGAAGGATTGGGATACCGGCAACTGTGCCCTCTGTATCTTGCCCGCTATTTGATTCATTGCTTTCCTGTCCCGCATTGCTCTCATTTTGCGCTTCCTCTGTTGTGGCAGGGGCCTGCGTCGCTTCTGGGGCAGATACGGATGAATTCATACAAGTCAGCACATAAGATTTGCTGCCGCCCAGTTCCATTCTCAGAACACCATCTTCTCCGACGGCTATGGTACCGGGATACAGCCCGGAATCCGTTTTCAGCTGAAACTCTACGCCAGCCCAGTCTGCACCAAGCTGAATCTCCAGTTTCTCAGGCTCTATGACCTGCATTTCCGTCCCATCTGTCCCCTGCGGCTCCGCATAGATCGGCGTAACCGGAATACAGAGGATACAGATGAGAGAGAGGACTGTCAAAGCCCCTTTTAACAATTTTTTTCTCATGGTCATTACCTCCTAAAATCAGAATCGGGCAGAAAATTCCTGCCCGACTCCTTTATGTTCATTTACATATTCTTACTCTGCTGTCTCTGCCGTTTTCTTTCTGCGCTTTTTTGCCCAGAAGATGCTTGCACCAAGTCCAGCGGTGCTGGCGGCAATCAAGCCAACCCAAATCCACGGGTTGAAGTTATCGCCTGTCTTCGGCACATCCACAGTGACTTTATCGTTATGAACATTCACCGTCAATGTTTCATCTTTCACCAGCTCTACCGTTACCGGATCCGGACGCTTGTAGCCTGCACTGACACTGTCCTCCACTTCAGTCACAGTATACTTGCCCACACGCAGGTTCTCGATAAAAATCTCACCATTTGCATCAGTCTGGAACGTCTTGTCATAATTATCACCGACAATGCGGAAGCTGAAGCCTTCCACTTTTCCATCGGAAGAAGTCTTGACAATCTTTAAGTTGCCTCTGAACGCCTGATTATAGAAGCCCTTGCCGGCCTCATTCTCGACTTCATAGGTCTTTCCATCGGTGTCAATCATGATATAATAGGTATTTTCATCAAGATAGAAACCGTCCGGAGCTGTCTTCTCTCTGATGAGCACACCGCCGTACAAGAGATCTTTCATCTCATACTGACCGGGCTCTGTCTCTTCCATTACACCAAGCAGCTCATCCTCTTTATCAAGCTCTTTGTTACCGTTGGTATCACGATATACCTCAAATACTGCACCGCTGAGCTTGTTCTCCGGATAATCCTTGTCAAACTTGGTCAGATGCAGGTTTCCGCGGATAAACTCATTGGTGATTTCCACTTCGATTACCTGCGCGTCTTCGTTAATTACGACCGGGAACTGCTCTGTGCAAAGCACGAAACCTTCCGGCTGCTCGATCTCCCTGATGATCCATTTTCCGTATGGGATATCGTTGAAGGAGAAGGCGCCATCTTCCGCAGAAGTCGTTACAAGGATTGAATTCTCCTCCGTAAACTCTGTAACGGAAGGTGCAAACAGGCCAATCTTGGCGCCGCTTAGTGCGTCTCCATTTTCATCAACTTTCATGCCGGATACAGAGCCATAGATCAGCTCATTGACAATGGCTTCGCCATCGTTGGCCTTCACCGTAATAACGGCGTCCTCCTGACTGCCGTAGGAGAATGTGATCGGATACTTCTCATCGCTCAAAATATAATGGGCGTCGGTGCTGTGCTCCCTCAGGTAATAGCTTCCAAAAGGAAGGTCCGTTTTAACCACGCCGTTGCCGTCTGCATCAATACAGACAACCTCAATGAGGCCGTCTGCCGGGATAACCGTGTCATCTGCTGCAGTAATGTCCTCCGCCGCATACAGGCCAAATGTGATATTGGTAAGCTCATTGTTATTGCCGATGCCAAAGATCTCGTTCACCTCAAGCATCTTCTCCAGACTCATCTGGACTTTCTGACGTTCATTGTAGAAGCCCGAAGAAACTTCTGTTACGTCGATCTCCTGGCCGGCATATACAAGCTCTACCTGCTTGCTTTCCTGATTGAGTACCATACCGAAAGGCGCCTCGGTCTCACGAATCTCATATTTCCCCAGATAGAGCTCCTTACTGGAGGCAATTCCGTTTCCGGCGGTCGTAATGGTATCGACTACATCGCCTTTTGCGGCTCTTAAGGTTCCGTCTGGCGTATAGATGTCTTCCGCTGCACGGATTTCATAGGTTGCTCCCTCAAGTCCGCGGATTTCATAAACAGGCTGGTACATAATCTCTGCGCCATCCTTATCCACACCGTCCATTTCCGCAACGGTAGCAAAGACCTCGCCGGTTTTTGTGATATGGATGATGCCCTTCTGAGGCATATTATGCTTTTCGACCACGACCACATCCTGTGTGCCGTCTACCGTGAAAGGCACCGGCTCACTGTCCAAAACATAGCCAAAACAGGTTTCCTGTTCAATCAGCTCATACTGGCCGTAGGAAAGCTCACAGGGGAGCATCAGCCAGCCCTCATCATTGGTGAAAAATGTGTCGATGGTAACAGGTGTCGGATAATACACTGTCTGGGAAATAATTTCTCCTGTGGACAGGTCTCGTACCTGGAAACCGACTCCCGCTGCAGGAATAATTTTTCCAGTTTCTGCATCATGCTTCTCCACGCGGATAAAGCTTGACTGGGTCAGGTTGTTTAGGATATAGGAATACGTCTGCTCATTAGATCGGATAAACACCGTGAAATCCGGAATAAATGCCTGTCCCTCCATGCCCTCAGTCTGATGGACAACATATCGGCCATAAGGCAGATCTTTGGAAATGGCAAACCCGTCTGCATCGGTAATCAGCTCGTCTCGCTCCGCTTCGCGGGCATTTTCAAAGTTGCCTGCGCTGGCAAGGTAAATCTGGAACTTGGCACCTTTCTCAGGCTGTTCGATTATACCTTCATGTCCAGATGCTTCGATTTCGTCCATAGGAACCGGGTCCGGCTCATAAGGATTCGTTTCCGGTTCAGTTTCCGGGACAGCACTTTCTTCTGTACCGGATTCTTCAGGTTCCTGAGCCTCTTCATCGCTTACTTCAGGTTCTGTGTTTTCTGTCTCGGTCTGGGCATCGTTGCCGCTTACAGTTTCCTCAGTCTGGACATCAGCGCCGTCTACGGATTCTTCAGGCTGGTCGTCCACGCTTACGGCCGCAAGCATTACCATACCCGCTTCCTGTTCTCTTGCTGCAGGTGTGCTTTCAGGATCCTCCAGTTCTGAATCAATGTGTTTGATCAGGCGGATACAACCCATGATAACCTGTTCCGTAACATTTATCGGAATTTGGTTCAGTTCAACCGTAAAATTACCAGGTTCTGCCGGAATCGGATAAATGGTCTCATCCAAAAGATATCCCGGAGAAGGGCTGATTTCACGGAGCGTCCAGTTAGAATCACAAATGAAATAATCACTGATAAAGGAGCCATTGGCATCTGTTGTGTAAGAAGCGATTAACTCATCGCCCTGATACAGACCGTACACCGCCCCTGCCAGACTGGCATCGCCCTGAGCATAGCCGGTTACGTGGTCCGTTTTGACCACTTCAACCCGGAATTTTTTCAGGATATTCTCGAAGTTTCTCTTTGTCACCTGTTTCCACTGAATCGGCGCTGTCTGATTGTCCGGTACGACATAACGGATTGCCGTATCGACTTCTTCCACAGTGTAAGGTTCATTTCCGCTGATCAAGACATTTTCAAATTTCGCTACACCGGAAGCATCTGTTATGGCATACTCATCTACGGGCAAACCTGCGAGGGATGTGCCAAATAAATGGAATGTAACGCCTTCCACGAAATCATCTTCTGAAGATTTGATAACCTCCAGAGAGCCGCGCTTGAGCTTATTGTTAAATGTTACCGTTGAAGTCTGTCCGCTGGCAATAGTGATTTTCTGAGTATCCTGCGGCAGATAGCGGTCTATCGACTGCTCTGTTACTGTATAAGTCCCAGGCATCAGCTGGATATCCACTGTACCGTCTTCCTTTGTGGTTACAGTCTTGTCCACACCATTACCGGAAATATGGAAACTGATTCCGGATACCACGCCGTCTTCTGATGTCTTGCGGATGCGCCCGGTACCATAGGTTTCCGTATCAATCTTCATGTAGAATACTACCGGATCATCGGCGCCGCACATCATCGTCTGGAAACCGACGCGGCCCCAGATCAACATATCGTTTTTCACCCCAGGCACATTCTTCTGCACGCTGATGGATACCGGGCTGGTAATCATTTTGCTACTGGTGAAGGTATACTTGTTTCCGGAACGGCTTACCGTAATCCCATCACTGCTGCTGAATTTAAGATCTGCCATCGTATTATTGGTATCTGTTAGCGTGAGGGAGTATTTCTTGGTTGCCGGGTCATACTTTAGCGTATGTACCTGTGCAGAACTGCTTTTGCCCGATGCAAAGCTCGGAATGGTCGTATGCTGCGACATCTGACCTAAAATCCAGTTATAGCACTGTTCCGCCGGGCGGCCCTGAATGGTACGCAGGTAGTTGTCCGCACGGATACCTGCCGAATTGGCGTGCAGATCCTGCGGGCTGGTTCTGAGCTGCTGCTGGTATTCCCACAGAAGAACCTGTGTAGCCACCGCATAGTCATCCTCGTTAGCGCCTGACACAGGAGAGCTTTTCCCCGGCTGCCATCCATACACGCTGGTCAGCATAATACCATACTGGGCGCTGTAAGGGAGGTTCTGAAAATATGCGCTGTTCTTTCCGCTCTGGGATCTATATCCATTATCAGATGTACCGTAATTAATGCCAGACTCAATACAATACACGAATCGGCTCTCTGAACCATTGGAAATCATGTATTTCTTTCTGGCATTTCCGGCAGAGATGGTTTGCACGGAAGTATTGCCATCGCTGTCATACACCAGAAAACTGTATGAACTTGCGGAATAATAATAGTTTCCGTCCGCGCTGACATAATAATCGCCATAAAAGGAGGATACGGTCTGTCCCTCCGATGGTGTAAAAGCAAAAACCGTCGTCGGTATCAAGCCGATGACGGTCAGGAGACTTAAAAATGCGGCAAGCAGGCGCTTGCCTTTTTCTTTGATGATCTTCTTCATTAAGGTTTACCTTCCTTTCAATTTTGGGCACAAAAAAAGCTCCCCGTATCATACAGGGAGCCAGGCTTATGCTTAGTATAGAAAATAAAATGTATAGCTTCCTCCTCCGTTGTCCCGCACATAAATGGTAAAACAGGTAATCTGCGTGCCTCCATAGGAAGCAATGGTAGACGGCATAGAGGTTACATAGTTTTGAAGCACCCGTTTCAGGTTACTGCCCTGAAAGGATTCAGACGCTGTTACCGGAGAAGCCCAGGAACAGGTATCCGGTGTGCATGGAATCCCATCATCATCCGTAATATGTGTCAGACCCATGGACTGCCCAAGTGCAATAAGCTCTGAGCGTATGGCTTCTACATCAAACGCATAATCATAGATGGTTTTCGGAGACTCCGGTTCGACAGCAGATACAGGAGTTTCTTCCTGCTTCGGCTCTGCCGGTGGTTCTGTGGGTTTGGGTGGTTCCGGTTGTTTTGGCTCCGGCGTGGCCTGTCCATTGCCTGCGGCAGGCTGCTTTGGTTCGGGAACATTTTCCTCCGCCCGGTTCTGCGTCTCTTTCCCAGACTCAGACTTTTTATCCATTTCATGAACCGGATCCGAAAGGGATACCTCCTCTTTTGCCTCACTCTGGGAAACTGGTTTTGGTTCCTCTATTGGAGCAGTCTCCTTCAGGTCCTCATCTTCAGATTCTTTTTCTGTCTGAGACTGAGCGGTATGTTTACTTTCCTGCCCATGGTCATCCGAAGTACCCACATCTTTGGAACAGGCCGTAAGTGCCAGAAACACTGCCAGTACCACAAATAATACGCATTTTTTCATGACGCATTCCTCCTTTTGTCGCTTTTACTTACATTACACGACTGAGTATGGAGAAATACAACGCATCTTAACCCGCAAGCTTGTAGAACCCACGGTCCGCCTCATCGACGCACCGGTCAAGTATCTCAAAAAAACGCGGTGCATCCAGTTCTGCGTCAAGCCACTGGGTCGCACGGTATGAATAGCAACCGACCTCATCATTGATGGCATGGCTGCCAAGGATGCTGTGCAGATTCAGCTCGTTTGTCATCTGCCTCTGTCTGTCAGTGCTCGGTTTCTCAAGTGCCTTGGCCAAACAGAACACCAAAAGTGGATGAAGCTCAGAAAACGAAATCTGCAGATAATAATCCCGGTATCCCGCCATCAGGGATATGTCGTCCTGACTTTCAATTTTGAGTTCGGACAGGATCATCTTTCGGGTATGCTCGGCAATTTCTTTGCGCTTCTTCTGCTCAGCCTGACTGAGATCACAATGGTTCATGGATTTCCTCCTTTCTCTCAGATTGAGTTTCCTATACTATCTGGGCGCTGCGATATGGGTGATGGCGCCCCAGATTCGGTTGGAATCATGGTTGATTCCCAGTATGCGTACTGTTACTCTCGACCCTCTGGGCGGGCGGCCGCGCTTGGGGTAACTGCACAAGCAGTCGATGCCGCCGTCCAGCGCCACAAATACGCCGTTGGTGTCCACCATACTGACCGTACCCACATAGCGATTGCCGACGGAATACCTGCGCAGCGCTTTTTCATACGGGTTCTCACCAGACTGCTTGACCGAAGCTGTTGCCTTGACATGGTTCCGGTCGCTCCTGTCCACCTCCAGCACCTTCACCAGGATACGCTGCCCCGGCTGGAAATGGGCCGCTGCGTCCATCCACCTCTGATAGCTGAGTTCTCTGAGTGGAATATAGATCTCCAGACCGAACAAGTCCACAAAAATGCCGGCACGAATCACCGACACGATTCTGGCTTCTGCGCACACACCTGAGTAGAGCAGGTTGTTCCCATCCCTGTCCGTACCCAGATAATACTGCTTGCGTTTTGCCTTCATCGCATCCAAACGGCTCGCCGCCGCAATGCCCGATGCCGGGTCGATCCCTTTGACGATATAATCCACCTCCGCGCCCAGTCGCTTGGTAAGCATGTAATGCAGCACGTCCTCCGGAAGCCTGCCGCGATAATCCGCTGGCGGCTCCACCGCTTCCTCTGCAGGAATGATGACTTTGAACTCACCGTGGTAAATGACTGCGAAAGAACGGGAGGGGTTGTCCTCGGGGCGCTCCACACCCTGGATGGTTCCGGTCAGAATGCGGCCGGTTTTCTGGGACTCCAGTAAGTCCAACAAATCGTTCTTTGCTTTTTCTGCATCTGTCTCGACGCTGAGCTGGTCATCAATGGCCAGCACCGGCGAAACCGGTCTAGCAGACGCACGCTTTCTTTTGGGCTTAGGCGCCTTTTCGACGCCGTCGGATGCATTCTCTTCTCCTGAATCCGCTTCTGTGTCAGACTGGGATGGATTTTCCTTGGTCTTCCTACGCCCGCGGGGCTTTTTCACTTTCTCCGGCTCAGTCTGGGGGGAGCCCTCTTGGGGAGTAGTTTTGTCCGATGCGTTTTCTGAAGAGGTGTCGTCTTCGGCACTCTCCATATCCGTCTGGGAAGATATTTCTTCTGCCGACTCCGAAGGCGGCTGCCCGTCATTTGTTTCCATATCAATCTGGGAGACGGGAGCTTCTGCCGCTTCTGCATCCCTGAATTCCTCTGAAGAGGCGCCTTCTGTTGAAGTTTCAGAGTCAGTCTGGGGCAGTGCCGTATCCGGGGAGCTGTCTTCAGGCTGGGACATCTCCTCAAGCTCCGGATTCACATCAGTCTGAGGGGCTGCTTCCTGCAGAGCTTCCTCCTCAGGGAGCAATTCTTGTTTTTTTGTTGCCATAGTTAGTACCTCCTGTAAAATTAAAATTCAGCCGGCGGTTTTGCCGAACTGTAAAGACTTTTTTTGCGTGCCGGCTTTTTCTCCGGCTCTGCCACTGGGACAGGTTCACTGAGTATCGGTGCCGTAAATATTGTTGCCGGCTGGTAATCCATGATGGATGTCCTCACAATCCGCTTCGACATGGGATGTTTTGTAAAATCCAGTTTTGTGAGCTTCAAGAGGTTACAGCCTCGTATGACGCAGAGCATTTCTTCGTTTGGAAGCCGCAGGACCTCATCCGGAGTCAGAAGTCTTCTCCGTCCCTGTCCCTCAGTATGACGATACTGGGGAATGACCTGAGCGATTGCAATGGTTTGCCGCACTGTCATAGTAGAATTTACCTGTACGGACATATCCCCTGATCTTGCCGAGATATACTCAGCCGTAACCTCGTCGGTACATCCCAACATCAATTGGATATCGCAGTTGCCGATAATCTCGGCCCACAGGTTATTGGGATACCGGTTCTGTAACTGACCCAAGCTCTGCACTGCCAGCATGACCCGGATATCTCTGGAACGGACAACCGAAAGAGACCGGGCAAAATCCGACCCGTCTTCTGCACCACCAATGCGGCCCACATTGTTAAACTCATCCAAGATTAAATTTACAGGCACATCGCAGCGGCCATTTCGCCGACTGTCTGCATACCGAGTCAGTTTGATAAACATGAACGAAAAAAAGAGCGATGACAGGAATGCCATAGTGGCGTCCTGGTCGCTCAGGATAATATAATATGCACATTTGTGTCTGGCAGGGGAAGTCAAATCAATGTCAGACTGACTTGTGATCCGCTGTACCGCCTGGTTCTGCAGCACCTGCAGCCGTGTGCCGAGTCCTAAGATAATGCCAGATTTCACGGTGTCGCTGGACTGAGCGAATAAATTAAAAGGCGCCCTTGCCGGATGATCAAGCGGAAGCTTGTCAAACATTGCCGTCAGCTGCCGCTCGCTGTTCTGGGTCAGGAGCTGATATACTGCAGTAAGGTGTTTCATATCGGGACTTCGGGTTCTGTCCTGGTCTACCAGAAGAATCAAAGACTTCAACAAGTTTCCTTCTCCATTGTCCCAAAAATGGTCACCTTTGCCGGAACTGGTATTGCCGATAATGACGTTAGTGAGCACCTGCGCCATCAGGGTATCGCCGTTTAGGTCTGACATGCAGTTCCACGAATCCCCATGCTCAGGCGTGACCAGGTTAAAAATTTTTACCTCGTAGCCTGCCTGCCGGTACATCTCTGCCGTATCGGCATATAATTCTGCCTTACTGTCCGTGATAATCACAGACTCACCACGTTTCAGCGCCTGAAATAATGAATTCCGGATAACAGCGCGCGATTTCATGGTACCCGATGCACCGAATATGGCGATATGCCGATTAAGTCTGGTGTCCTTCGGCATACAGACCACTTTTCCCTTATACTCACCCAGAATCGTCCCTTCTGCTTTATCGACGGAAGACACCTCCAGCACCTCGTGCATTTCTTTTTCTTCCATCCACGAGGCGGTTCCGTAAATTCCGGTCTTGCTTTTGGTGAAACCTCTGGGGTCATAGCTTTTTCCGTCAAACTTATCATGAAGCTTGACATATGCAAAGACTCCTCCTCCAAGAATCAAGATTCCGAGCAATCCTTTCAGCCCGTCTGGGGTAAACGCCATTGGGAAGCACACCACAGGGTTCCAACTGACTGGTTTCATAGCCGCTTCACCGGCAAGCCCATCCGCCTGCATCCAGGCTGCGTAATTTGAAAACAATTGG of the Luxibacter massiliensis genome contains:
- a CDS encoding VirD4-like conjugal transfer protein, CD1115 family, with translation MKDKKRTVGITMAVILGCTAFFYLGGMLGQLFSNYAAWMQADGLAGEAAMKPVSWNPVVCFPMAFTPDGLKGLLGILILGGGVFAYVKLHDKFDGKSYDPRGFTKSKTGIYGTASWMEEKEMHEVLEVSSVDKAEGTILGEYKGKVVCMPKDTRLNRHIAIFGASGTMKSRAVIRNSLFQALKRGESVIITDSKAELYADTAEMYRQAGYEVKIFNLVTPEHGDSWNCMSDLNGDTLMAQVLTNVIIGNTSSGKGDHFWDNGEGNLLKSLILLVDQDRTRSPDMKHLTAVYQLLTQNSERQLTAMFDKLPLDHPARAPFNLFAQSSDTVKSGIILGLGTRLQVLQNQAVQRITSQSDIDLTSPARHKCAYYIILSDQDATMAFLSSLFFSFMFIKLTRYADSRRNGRCDVPVNLILDEFNNVGRIGGAEDGSDFARSLSVVRSRDIRVMLAVQSLGQLQNRYPNNLWAEIIGNCDIQLMLGCTDEVTAEYISARSGDMSVQVNSTMTVRQTIAIAQVIPQYRHTEGQGRRRLLTPDEVLRLPNEEMLCVIRGCNLLKLTKLDFTKHPMSKRIVRTSIMDYQPATIFTAPILSEPVPVAEPEKKPARKKSLYSSAKPPAEF